The genomic segment ACCGATCGCCGTTTCCATAAAACTGCGAGCTTTGATCATTGTGTTAGTTTGCCCGTCAGAGAGAATGAGCATAATCGATGCAATGACAGCAAGGAACAGGCGCAATCCTAATGGAGGGGCTTTGCTAAAAATAGGTTTCATTTAATACAATATATCGAAATCGCCAAATAAATGAAAAGTGCGGTCGATTTTAACCGCACTTTAATTGTGGTCTTCCTAACAGGTTAAATAGACCTAATAATTAGTCATCACTGAAAATGTCTGAACCATATTGGTCAATCATTTCAAGTGTTTCACCGCCACCACGTGCGACACAAGTTAATGGATCTTCGGCAATAACCACTGGCACACCGGATTCTTTCGCGAGTAAAATATCGATGTTACGCAATAAAGCGCCACCACCCGTTAATACCATACCATGTTCATAAATATCCGCCGCATGTTCAGGTTTACATTCTTCCAGTGCTGTACGCATTGCAGTAATGATTCCTTCTAACGGTTGTTGGATGGCTTCTAAAATATCACGTGAAGTTAATTTAAATGCACGTGGCACGCCTTCCGCTAAGTTCGAACCATAGACTTCCATTTCACGAATTTCTTCGTCGTCTTGGATATAAGCGGTACCAATTTCTTGTTTGATATGCTCTGCAGTTGCTTCACCAATTAATGACCCAAAAGTGCGACGTACGTAAGCAATAATTGCTTCATCAAATTTGTCACCACCGATGCGAACAGAAGACGAATAAGCTACGCCATTTAACGCGATAACCGCGATTTCTGTTGTACCGCCACCAATATCAATAACCATCGACCCCGTCGGTGTAGAAACAGGCAATTTTGCACCAATTGCGGCTGCCATCGGTTCAACGATTAAATGCACTTCACGTGCGCCTGCACCAAAGGCAGATTCTTTAATTGCGCGACGTTCAACTTGAGTTGCTCCAGCTGGCACGCAGATTACAACACGCGGGCTTGGGCGTAAAAAATTACCACTATGAACTTGTTTGATAAAATGTTGTAACATTTTTTCTGTGACAGAGAAATCAGCAATCACACCATCTTTCATTGGACGGATTGCCGTGATGTTTTTTGATGTACGACCTAACATCATTTTGGCGTCTTTACCCACTGCCGCAATAGTTTTATTGCCGTTACGACCTTGACGGATAGCAACCACAGAAGGTTCATCAAGCACAATACCTTGACCTTTCACATAAATCAGGGTATTCGCTGTTCCCAAGTCAATAGAAAGATCGTTAGAAAATAATCCACGAATTTTTTTAAATAACATAAGTATTCCGTTTTAAAATTTAGCCTAGATTGAGGCACACAAAAAATCGTGCATAATGTATCAAAAAATGCGCTTACTTGACAGCGATTTTTTGAACGGTCGAACTAAAAATATAAAATAAATGACCGCACTTTAGCTGAAGTGCGGTCAAAAATGAGCGTGTTTTATGCCGAATGTTTAGGTTGCTCAAACACTGTAACGCGAGGGGCCTCACCTTGGAATTTTTCTACTTGAACAATACAAGTATTCGGTGAATTACCTTGTGCGAGTTTTGATGTGCCTTCATCGCGAGTTAATACATTCGGACAACCATTTTTACACAATGGTTTTTCAGAAACACCGAGATCTAATGGATCGTACCAGGCTCCTTCATGTAAGGCGATGGTGCCTTTGATGATGCCATCGGTAACAACTGCACCCGCTAATACTTGGCCACGTGGGCTTTCAATACGCACAATGTCGCCATTAACAATACCGCGAGTTTTCGCATCTTCAGTATGAATTAACACGGGTTCACGATCATTGACGGCATATTTTTGACGTAATGATGTATGTGCTAATTGACTATGAAGGCGGTAATATGGGTGTGGTGTCACTAAGGCAAGTGGATATTCTTCCGTCACGTTACCCGCAAATTCTTCAGGTTCCATCCAACTTGGATAACCTTTACAGTCATCATAATTCATTTTGGCTACAACATCTGAATAAATTTCGATTTTACCCGATGGTGTGCCTAGTGGATTAAGCAATGGATCATTGCGGAATTGTTCATAACGCACCCATTGTTTGGCAGGTTCTGTCGCTTCAAAAGTCAGTGGTTTATTTTCTTCCCAGAATTGTTCAAATTTAGGCATCACGACACGATTGTTACGAGCTGCTGTAAATGCAACTTGATAAAACTCTTTAAGCCATTGCATTTCGGTTTTGCCTTCTGTGAATTGTTCTTCTACACCGGCACGTTTGGCAAGTTCTGCAAAAATATCGTAATCGCTACGAGCTTCAAATTGCGGAGGCACGACTTGTTTCATCGGGTAGATATTCATCATTGAATAGTCGCCTGACATGGTTAAGTCGTTACGTTCGTAGCTCGTCGTGGCTGGAAGTACAACGTCTGCCATCCGTGCAGTGGCAGTCCAGTTCACATCATTCACAATAATAGTGTCGGGTTTTTGCCATGCTTTAACCATTTGGTTTGTGTCTTGGTGATGGCTATATGGGTTTCCGCCAGCCCAGTAAATCACTTTAATTTCAGGATAAGTAATTTCTGTGCCATTGTATTTGATTGTTTTTCCAGGGTGGAGTAAGGCATCTGTTAAACGTGCAACAGGGAATGAGAATTTTGATGTTTCATCAAGCCATGTTTTTTCACCTGCACTAACAGAAGGGGTTGCTGTAATTGAACCCAGTACACCACCTTTGACTGTTGGAACGCCACCATTTGAATAATGATAACTTAGACCAAAACCACCGCCAGGTAAGCCAATTTGCCCTAACATTGAAGCCAGTGTGACTAACATCCAATGAGTCTGTTCACCATGGCGTTGGCGTTGCATACCCCACCCGCCCATTAGCATTGTGCGTTTACTAGAAAAATCGTTTGCTAATGTTTGAATGATTTCAACTGGCACACCACAGATTTTACTTGCCCATTCCGCCGTTTTAGGTTGACCATCAGTTTTACCGAGCAAATAGTCTTCAAATTTTGCATAACCGGACGTATATTTTTTCAAGAATGCTTTGTCGTGTTTGTTTTGACGAACTAACTCGTGGGCAATACCCAGCATTAACGGCACATCAGTTGCCGTATTGATAGGTACCCATTCAGCTCCTAAGAATTCGCATGTTTCACTACGAACGGGGTCAATACAAATAATGCGTTTACCTGTGTCTTTGAATTTTTTGAAATACTCAATCCCTTTTTGGTCTGTAGATGTCCAAGCAATACGCATAGTTGTAATTGGATTGGCACCCCATAACACGATGGTATCGGTATTTTCAAGAATCACTTCCCAACTTGTTTGCTGCTCATATACTTCAATCGTACCTAATACATGTGGCATGATGACTTGCGCAGCACCTGTTGAATAGTCGCCTTTTGTGCCAACAAAACCACCAGTAACGTTTAAATATCGGTGCAATAAGGTCCGTGCTGCATGCAAAGCACCTGAACTATACCAGCCATAAGAACCCGCGAAAATGCCACTCGGACCATGCTTTTCACGTACTCGTTTCATTTCATTGGCAACCAAATCAAGTGCTTGATCCCAAGATACACGAACCCATTCATCACGTCCGCGTAAAGTGCGGTCAGAATTTCCTTCTAAATAACCTTTGCGTACCATTGGGTATTTGATACGAGCTTCACTGTAGAGTTGGTCTGCCACGACACTTTGCAATTCATTGACAACAGAAGGTTCAATAGCTGGGCCTGATTTCACCACTTTACCATTTTCAACGACAACACCAAGCGGTCCCCAGTGTGCTGCCGTTACAACAGTCTTAGAATCGACCGCACTTTCAGCTTTGGCAAATGTGGATGTTAGTGAGCCACCAGTTAATGTCACACCTGCTACACCTAGCGATGAATTTTTTAGAAATTCACGGCGTTTTGCATTAATTTTTTCACTCATAGCTCGCTCCTTATTTCATATCTTTGGCGTTACGTTGAAGATAAATTGTCAACGCACGAACCTGATCATCTGTCATTGATGTGCGATCTTTCATGGAATTCACAACACCAATCCATTGATTTGCAGTGTAATGATCCGCATTAATTGGTGCGTGACAGCCACTACAGTGGGTTTGATTTAGATTTTGTCCGAATACATTTAATGCGTTTAAATCTGCGCTAATATCCGCTTTGGCTAGGTTGACATCAAAAGCGATTTGTTTCCAGTCAGAATCCGTCACTTCATCATGCACCGTTTTAACCGTAGTTACATTGGCTTTTGCGTCTTCATCTAATACAGCAACCGTAATACGTTTGCCAAGATCCATATAAACTAAACTTTCAGCACCAACTTGTTGCCAACCTTGAATTGTTGCACTAATTTTCTCGTTGTTTTCTTTCCAATTATTGAGTTCAGCAAATGGCATTAATCGTGCTTCACCACCTTTAATAACTTGTGCGGTACTAATTGCTAATGTATAAAGCGTTTTATCGATGGTTGCAAATTGACCACTATATTTCGCTAACTCGTTTGCACCGGCTGCATTGTCCGTGGTTTCAGGTAAAAAATGGACAAGCCCTTTATGACAATCAATACAAGTTTGTCCATTCGCTTTGGCATTTGTATGGGATTGTTGAGCTAACGCTGTTTGTGCGGAAAGCTCCATTGCATCAAGACTATGACAAGAACGACAGGTCATTGAATCATTTTCTTTCATTTCATCCCACACACGCTGTGCCATTTCGGCGCGATGCGCTTCATAAGCGGCTTTATCGGGCAATTTGTTTGTCATGGTGTACCATATGTCTTTAAGTGCGGTCACTTTTGCTTTCAAATAGTGCGTACCATCTTGTGGAACATGACAATCGGCACATTCTGCACGAACACCTTTTGCGTTAGAAAAATGGCTGGAACCTTCCCATTCTGCGCGCGGATGCTCCATGGAATGACAACTGACACAGAATTCAGGGCTGTTAGTCGCTTTAAGAACTTGTTGTCCGCCCCATAGTGCAACCGCACCTAAGACGACAAGCACTAAGCTACCAACGATAGGTAGTTTTTGTTTTGACATAATTTTCTCCCACAAGCCAATGGCGTGTAAAAATACAATAAAAAGTGTTAACTCATTATAGTTAAAACTTAAACGTGATGACATAAAAATAAGTAGAATGAAACAAGTAGGTTCATATATTGTGATCACGATCATAATTTCTGTAGTGGCAGCGTAAAGTTCCTTTCTCTCACTGCACTTTATTTCCACAAATTACTTTGCGGAACTTTGTTAAGAGAGTATAATCACCGCGTTTTTTTGATTTAATTTTTAATTACAAAGGATTTATAGCGAATGGCTAAAGAAGATAGCATTGAAATGCAAGGCACTATTTTAGAAACTTTACCTAATACCATGTTCCGCGTTGAGCTTGAAAATGGTCACGTGGTAACGGCACACATTTCAGGCAAAATGCGCAAAAACTACATCCGTATTTTAACTGGCGATAAAGTAACAGTAGAAATGACACCATATGATTTAAGTAAAGGTCGTATCGTGTTCCGTGCGCGTTAATTGGCGTTTTGAACAAATACAAAAGTCCCGAAATAAGCCGTTTCGGGATTTTTTGTTTTATTGAAATGAGAATAATTTCTTACGTAAATCATCCGCATCGTGACAGGCTTTAATGTGCGCAAAAAGTGCGGTCGCATTTTCGTATTCTTTTTTAAGATAATGTAGCCACTGTTTAATTCGAGCAACGTGATAAAAGCCACTATCGTGAATATTTTCCATTTGAGCATATTTACGCAGTATGTTCATCACATCATGCCAATCCATTTGGGGCACATTGTGTTTGATCACTAAACTTAAATTTGGAATATTCAAGGCGCCACGCCCCATCATTAAATCTTCACAGCCAGTCACTTCGCGACATTTTTGACCATCTTTCCAGTGCCAAATTTCGCCGTTAGCAATGACTGGAATGGTTAACTTTGATCGTACTTTGCCGATTTGTTCCCAGTTTATTCGTTCAGCACGATAACCGTCCATTTTGGTACGACCGTGAATAGTAATTTCTGTTGCGCCGCCTTGTTGTACCGCATCCGCAATTTCAAAGGCCTGAGAAATATCATCCCAACCTAACCGCACTTTAACACTCACAGGATGCTTGTGAGGAACGGCTTTTCGCAGAGCAAGTGTCGCTTGATAAATCAATTCAGGATCTTTCAATAAACTGGCACCACCGTGGCTGCCGTTAACCGTTTTAGAAGGACAACCACAGTTTAAATCGATACCATGCGAACCTAATTCAATAGCGCGAACAGCATTTTCCGCAAGCCATTGTGGAAATTGTCCGAGTAATTGAACGCGAACAGGTGTACCTGAGGATGTTAAGCCACCTTGTTGTAATTCAGGGGCTAAACGATAGAAAACTTTGTTAGGAAGAAGTTGATCCACCACGCGAACGAATTCTGAAATACAGAGATCGTAGTCGTTTACTTCAGTGAGAAGTTGGCGTACTAAAGGATCCAGTACGCCTTGCATTGGAGCGAGAATAACGCGCATTACCAACCTTTTGCTTTACAGATTAAGTCGTAAGCCGCTTGAATTTGTTGTGCTTTTTCTTTCGCCATTTCCATCATTTCAGGTGGTAAACCTTTTGAGACTAATTTATCTGGGTGGTTTTCATTCATTAAACGACGGTATGCACGCTTAACGGTTTGTTGATCATCACTTGCGGAAACGCCTAACACTTTATAAGCATCATCCACAGTTGGACCTGATGACTGACGATAGCCACCATATCCGCTTTGTTGCTGATAACTACCTTGCTGATATTGCTGGTACTGTTGATAAGCTTGTTCATAGAAATTGCCACTTGAAAATTGACGGCGAGCCATTTCCATCGTAATCATTTGTTCAAATTGGAATTGTGAAATGCCTAATTCTTCTGCTACTACGCGTAAAATTTCGCGTTCGCTTTCGTGTAAGTGATCATCCGCAAAGGCGGCTTGAAATTGCACGCTTAAAAACATACGTAGCAAATCGGCGCGTTGCCCACAGCCTAAACGGAATTCTCTAATAACTTGGCGGAGTGGAAAGTCCGTATCTTTGCCGCGAGTAAAAGCGTCTTGCGCTAACTTCCGATTAGTCTCGTCAAGATGAAGTTGTTCCATCAAATTATTAGCAAGGGCAATGTCATTTTCCGTAATACGTCCTTTGGCTTTGCTTAAATGTCCTAGCACAGCAAAAGTGGTTTGCATAAAGAGAGATTGACGCGTGAGCTTTTTATGAAAAAATGACGAACTTACACTGCCTAATTCATATAATTTTTTATCCAGCCAATGCCCAACCATCGCCCCTGCGATGCCACCAAATAAACCGCCCCAGCGATAACCGATAAAAAAGCCAATGACCTTACCAATAAAATTCATTCTGCACTCCAACTATAAGTGGGAAAATAGAGATAGTTTAGCCCATTAGATGGGGACGAGAAAGGGAAGTTCAAGAAAAGTGCGGTCAAAATTTTGAAATTTTTAACCGCACTTAAGATTAATTAGGCGTTATCACCAAGTAACACACTTTCTAACGCAATTTCTATCATATCGTTAAAAGTTAATTGGCGTTCTTCTGACGTTGTTTGTTCACCTGTACGGATATGGTCCGAAACTGTGCAGATAGTAAGTGCTTGCGCACCAAATTCTGCCGCCACGCCGTAAATACCTGCAGCTTCCATCTCTACCCCGAGAATACCGTATTTTTCCATCACATCAAACATTTCTACATCTGGAGTGTAGAATAAATCGGCTGAGAATAAATTCCCGACCCGAACAGGGACACCTTTGTTTTTGGCAGCTTGAACGGCAGCTTGAGTTAATTCAAAATCTGCGATAGCAGCAAAATCATTGTCTTTAAAACGCGTGCGATTCACTTTGCTGTCAGTGCACGCGCCTAAACCAATAATCACATCGCGCACGTGAACATCTTGGCGTACGGCACCGCAAGAGCCCACACGAATGATTTTTTTTACACCATATTCGGTGATCAATTCTTTGGCATAGATTGAGCAAGATGGAATACCCATGCCATGTCCCATCACTGAAATACGGCGTCCTTTGTATATGCCGGTATAACCGAACATATTGCGGACGTTGGTGACTTGTTCTGCGTTTTCTAAAAAGGTTTCTGCGATATATTTTGCACGAAGCGGGTCACCTGGCATTAAAACGACATCGGCAAATGCACCTGCTGGCGCGTTGATATGTGGAGTCATAATGTATTCCTTCTATTTAAGATTGTTTATACAAGCTAAACCTGACTTAATGATAGTTAAATAATGGATTTTCCGTATGGCATTGGCGAAAGCTCAAAATATTTTGCAATGGTTTGCCCGATATCGGCAAAAGTCTCCCGTTCTCCTAAAAATTGTGTTGGCACATCTTTTCCATACATCAATACAGGAATGTTTTCGCGTGTATGATCCGTACCTTGCCATGTTGGGTCACAACCATGATCTGCCGTAAAAATTAATAAATCGTCTTCTTGGACTAAGGCGAGTAATTCAGGTAAACGACGGTCAAAATATTCTAAACCTTTGGCATAGCCTGCAACATCACGCCGATGACCGAAATCCGCATCGAAGTTTACAAAGTTCGTGAAAACAAGGCTATTTTCGCCCGCACTTTTGACTTCTTCAAGGGTTTTATCAAATAATTCTTCTAACCCAGTGGCTTTGACTTTTTTACTTATACCAGTATGTGCATAAATATCTGCAATTTTGCCTACGGAAATTACTGTGCCATTTTTTTCTTCGATCAGTTTTTGTAACACGGTTTGTGCCGGTGGTTCAACAGAGTAGTCGCGACGGTTACCTGTACGTTTAAACTCGCCTGCTTTTGTGCCTATAAACGGACGCGCGATAACACGACCAATGTTGTACTCATCGAGTTCAGCGCGAACAAGTTCGCAAAGTGCGTAAAGCTTGTCTAAACCAAAAGTTTCTTCGTGAGCGGCAATCTGGAAAACGGAATCAGCTGAAGTATAGAAAATGGGCAAACCCGTTTTCATATGTTCTTCGCCGAGTTCATCTAAAATAACGGTACCTGATGAATGGCAGTTACCGAGATAACCTTTGATACCCGATTTTTCGACGATACGCGCTAAGAGTGCTTCAGGAAAACTATTTTGTTTTTCAGAAAATAAGCCCCAATCAAATAAAACTGGCACGCCGGCGATTTCCCAGTGTCCAGATGTGGTGTCTTTTCCCGATGAAATTTCTTTAGCAAAGGCATAGCCACCGATTAAGTGCGGTTGATTTTGGAAAGCTTTTGGTAATTCACCACAAGATTGTTGTGCGGCTAAGCCCAAGCCAAGATTTTCAAGATGAGGGAGTTTGAGAGGGGATTGATGTTCTGCAATATGCCCAAGGGTATTGGCACCTTCATCGCCGAATTTTTCCGCATCTTTCGCACCACCAATGCCGAAAGAGTCGAGCATCATAATAAATACACGTTTCATCGTTGTTCCTTACGTTGCGTTATGCAAACGTTTAACATGATTAAATACAACAAAACCACGGATAAACCGTGGTTTTGAATGGGATGAGTATAACATAAACTTAGGCTAAAGCGACACCGCTTAAACCGATAAATAAACCGGCAATCGTCGCGCTCATTAAGTTAGCCAGTGAGCCTGCAATCACTGCTTTTATACCAAGGCGCGCAATATCGCCACGGCGATTCGGCGCCATTCCGCCTAAGCCACCGATAAGTACTGCAATTGAACTAAAGTTTGCGAAACCGCAAAGTGCAAAGGTAATAATGGCTTTGGTTTTGTCTGTTAATTGCACCGCACTTTCAGGACTTAAGTATTTTGAAAATTCAAAATAACCCACAAATTCGTTGATTGCCAATTTAGTGCCGATCATTTGTCCCGCAATACTAGCTTCTTCCCATGGTACGCCAATTACCCAAGCTAGTGGTTTGAAAATCCAGCTGAAAATCATACCCAGCGAAAGTTCAGGCATATCAAACCATCCACCAATACCACTTAAAATCCCATTTAATAATGCAATTAATGCAACGAATGCGATCATCATTGCCCCAACATTTAATGCTAATTGTAAACCTGATGAAGCCCCCGCTGCCGCGGCATCCAGTATATTCGATGGTTGTTCGAGTTCTACTTTGGTCATATCATCATTAAATTGTTCTGTTTGTGGCACAAGAATTTTGGCAAAGAGTAAACCGGCGGGAGCAGCCATAAAGGACGCGGCGATTAAGTAAGTCAATGGCACGCCCATTCCTGCATAGCCGGCAAGAACAGAGCCCGCAATTGATGCTAAACCACCAGCCATCACTGCGAATAATTCGGATTCAGTCATTTTGCTGATGTAAGGTTTAACTACTAGCGGGGCTTCTGTTTGCCCGACGAAAATGTTCGCTGCCGCAGACATCGATTCTGCTTTTGATGTGCCAAGTAGTTTTTGTAAACCGCCACCGATAATGCGGATAACCCATTGCATCACGCCGATGTAGTAAAGAAGGGAAATTAACGCAGAGAAAAAGACGATAGCAGGTAAAACACGAACGGCAAAAATAAAACCATCTCCACCCATCACTTCAAAAATTTTATCGCTTGCTAAACCGCCAAAGACAAATTTAGTCCCTTCAGCACCGTAGTTTAAAATACTTTGTACGCCATCCGCTAACCATTGCAGTGCTGAGCGACCAACAGGCACATATAAAATCAATGCACCAAAAAGAAGTTGAATTGCAAACGCACCTAATACAGTTCGATAATTAATTGCTTTGCGATTACTTGATAATAAAAAGGCGATTGCCAGTAATACAACAATGCCGAGAATACTAATGAATATTTCCATGATAAGCCCTTTTAGATTTTAAGCGCGGCGGATTCTACTCTTTTTTAGCTGATTTGGCTATAAGTTATAGCCAGACTGCAGTTTTGTTTTAAGCAATCTTTCGGTATCATTAATAACAAATCTACACAAAAGGATATTTATGTCAAAATATGCTGTTTTACCGAAAACACCTTGGACAGCCGCGTCGCTATGGTCATTTGAACCACGTTCGTTGGCTGTGTTAATTTTGACATTCATCTTTGTGGGTATCGGTGAAGGATTGTTATTGTTGTCTAATTTAGGTTCTGCCCCTTGGACAATTTTATCACAAGGACTTGCATTACAAACGGGCGTTAGCGTAGGTTGGATGTCTTTTTGTATTAGTCTCGTTGTGATGTTATTATGGTTCCCATTGCGATTGCGTCCGGGCATTGGCACTATTTTGAATGTGGCGGTTATTGCTCTTTTCTTAGGTATTACAGTAAAAATAGCCCCAATCCCCACCGCACTTTGGCTACGTTGGACTTATGCGCTTATTGGTATTTTATGCTTTGGTATCGGTACGGCGTTTTATTTAACTTGTCATCAAGGCGCAGGGCCACGCGATGGATTAATGGTTGGAATTTGCCAACGATTTCATTGGAAAGTTGGAGTTGTGCGTACAAGTATTGAAGTTTTAGTTTGTCTATTGGGCTTTTTGTTAGGCGGAACCTTTGGCTTTGGTACGATTGTTTTTGCACTTTCTATTGGTTGGGTGGTGCAGTTGACTTTGAAATTCATTCGTAAGGTGTTAGCGATTAATCATAACTATCTCATTTAATCTATCAAATCGTGTGCTTGCACACTTGATCATTCATTTTTCAAAACACTTTCTAAATTAACCGCACTTTATACTTGAAATTGTTCGATGTACTACTATAATAGTGCAAAACAATTTTAAGGATTTATTATGAACGAAAAACAACCTTCTTTACTTGGTGGTGTCATGATCATTGCAGGTGGCACTATTGGTGCAGGTATGCTTGCCAATCCCATTTCGACTTCGGGTGTATGGTTTATTGGCTCTATTTTAATCTTAATCTATACTTGGTTCTGTATGATGTCATCAGGTTTAATGCTACTTGAAGCCAATTTACATTATCCAACAGGCGCGAGTTTCGACACCATTGTAAAAGATTTGCTGGGTAAGGGCTGGAACGCTTTAAATGGTTTGTCGCTTGCATTTGTACTTTATATATTAACTTACGCTTATATTACCTCTGGCGGCGGTATTACCGAAGGTTTTGTCAATCAATTATTGAGTTCTCCCGAAAGTGCGGTGGAAATTGGGCGCACTTCTGGTTCATTAATTTTTGCTATTCTCTTGGCTGCATTTGTATGGTTTTCTACCAAAGCCGTGGATCGCTTTAGCACAGTGTTAATCGCGGGTATGGTTATTTCTTTTGTGTTATCTATTAGCGGACTTGTGTCATCTGTAAAATC from the [Actinobacillus] rossii genome contains:
- the nupX_1 gene encoding nucleoside transporter, with amino-acid sequence MEIFISILGIVVLLAIAFLLSSNRKAINYRTVLGAFAIQLLFGALILYVPVGRSALQWLADGVQSILNYGAEGTKFVFGGLASDKIFEVMGGDGFIFAVRVLPAIVFFSALISLLYYIGVMQWVIRIIGGGLQKLLGTSKAESMSAAANIFVGQTEAPLVVKPYISKMTESELFAVMAGGLASIAGSVLAGYAGMGVPLTYLIAASFMAAPAGLLFAKILVPQTEQFNDDMTKVELEQPSNILDAAAAGASSGLQLALNVGAMMIAFVALIALLNGILSGIGGWFDMPELSLGMIFSWIFKPLAWVIGVPWEEASIAGQMIGTKLAINEFVGYFEFSKYLSPESAVQLTDKTKAIITFALCGFANFSSIAVLIGGLGGMAPNRRGDIARLGIKAVIAGSLANLMSATIAGLFIGLSGVALA
- a CDS encoding Uncharacterized BCR, YitT family COG1284, producing MSKYAVLPKTPWTAASLWSFEPRSLAVLILTFIFVGIGEGLLLLSNLGSAPWTILSQGLALQTGVSVGWMSFCISLVVMLLWFPLRLRPGIGTILNVAVIALFLGITVKIAPIPTALWLRWTYALIGILCFGIGTAFYLTCHQGAGPRDGLMVGICQRFHWKVGVVRTSIEVLVCLLGFLLGGTFGFGTIVFALSIGWVVQLTLKFIRKVLAINHNYLI